In one Grus americana isolate bGruAme1 chromosome 1, bGruAme1.mat, whole genome shotgun sequence genomic region, the following are encoded:
- the FAM131B gene encoding protein FAM131B isoform X1, giving the protein MGCIGSRTVGNEVIAVDWKGLKDVDQINMDSTSSLHGSSFHRPSTEQTRTDFSWDGINLSMEDTTSILPKLKRNSNAYGIGALAKSSFSGPLGISRSMKDHVTKPTAMGQGRVAHMIEWQGWGKGNSQQQQHTHETARKDADAYSDLSDGEKEARFLAGVMEQFAISEATLMAWSSMDGEDVSVNSNQENPAGNYSENYQELMESQEHMAQTQYDSWPHSYVSQGMYCLGSSDAWETSDQSLIASPATGSYLGQNFDESQTNLQESILIQSSLLQQQQLQQQRQEQNFIQSTGLVHVWPLQTAQGGGGAESSTYMEDHIEDEGNPRLEKAPLLNKKPSPEEDDAVCRDLESLSPREEMEHAALSRKVSDVTSSGVQSFDEEEGETNN; this is encoded by the exons GAAACGAGGTGATTGCAGTAGACTGGAAGGGACTGAAAGATGTGGACCAAATCAATATGGACAGCACCAGTTCACTGCATGGCAGCAGCTTCCATCGACCTTCCACTGAG CAAACACGGACAGATTTCTCCTGGGATGGTATCAAT ctCTCCATGGAAGATACGACCTCCATCCTCCCCAAGCTGAAACGCAACTCCAATGCTTATGGGATTGGGGCTTTGGCTAAATCATCTTTCTCTGG CCCCTTAGGGATATCTCGCAGCATGAAGGACCATGTCACAAAGCCAACGGCTATGGGCCAAGGCCGTGTGGCTCACATGATTGAATGGCAAGGCTGGGGCAAAGGtaacagccagcagcagcagcacactcATGAGACAGCACGCAAAGACGCTGATGCCTACTCAGACCTGAGTGATGGTGAAAAGGAGGCCCGGTTCCTTGCAG GAGTGATGGAACAATTTGCTATTTCTGAGGCAACTCTCATGGCCTGGTCCTCCATGGATGGTGAGGATGTGAGTGTAAACTCAAATCAGGAGAACCCAGCAGGCAACTACTCTGAGAACTATCAGGAGCTAATGGAGAGCCAAG AGCATATGGCCCAGACGCAGTATGATAGCTGGCCTCATTCCTACGTCTCGCAGGGCATGTATTGTTTAGGTTCATCTGATGCCTGGGAGACCAGTGACCAGTCCCTCATCGCTTCCCCAGCAACTGGCTCCTACTTAGGCCAGAATTTTGATGAGTCCCAGACAAAccttcaggaaagcattttaattcaGAGCAGCCTTCTCCAGCAGCAACAGCTGCAGCAACAGCGGCAGGAGCAGAACTTCATCCAGAGCACGGGGCTGGTCCACGTGTGGCCCCTGCAGACTGCTCAGGGTGGGGGTGGGGCTGAGTCCAGCACATACATGGAGGACCACATTGAGGATGAAGGGAACCCACGGCTGGAGAAGGCTCCTCTCCTAAACAAGAAGCCCTCTCCAGAGGAGGATGATGCAGTGTGCCGGGACCTGGAATCACTGTCTCCTCGAGAGGAGATGGAACATGCTGCACTGAGCCGCAAAGTCTCAGATGTCACCTCCTCTGGGGTGCAGTCCTTTGatgaggaagagggagaaacaaACAACTGA
- the FAM131B gene encoding protein FAM131B isoform X2 encodes MGCIGSRTVGNEVIAVDWKGLKDVDQINMDSTSSLHGSSFHRPSTEQTRTDFSWDGINLSMEDTTSILPKLKRNSNAYGIGALAKSSFSGISRSMKDHVTKPTAMGQGRVAHMIEWQGWGKGNSQQQQHTHETARKDADAYSDLSDGEKEARFLAGVMEQFAISEATLMAWSSMDGEDVSVNSNQENPAGNYSENYQELMESQEHMAQTQYDSWPHSYVSQGMYCLGSSDAWETSDQSLIASPATGSYLGQNFDESQTNLQESILIQSSLLQQQQLQQQRQEQNFIQSTGLVHVWPLQTAQGGGGAESSTYMEDHIEDEGNPRLEKAPLLNKKPSPEEDDAVCRDLESLSPREEMEHAALSRKVSDVTSSGVQSFDEEEGETNN; translated from the exons GAAACGAGGTGATTGCAGTAGACTGGAAGGGACTGAAAGATGTGGACCAAATCAATATGGACAGCACCAGTTCACTGCATGGCAGCAGCTTCCATCGACCTTCCACTGAG CAAACACGGACAGATTTCTCCTGGGATGGTATCAAT ctCTCCATGGAAGATACGACCTCCATCCTCCCCAAGCTGAAACGCAACTCCAATGCTTATGGGATTGGGGCTTTGGCTAAATCATCTTTCTCTG GGATATCTCGCAGCATGAAGGACCATGTCACAAAGCCAACGGCTATGGGCCAAGGCCGTGTGGCTCACATGATTGAATGGCAAGGCTGGGGCAAAGGtaacagccagcagcagcagcacactcATGAGACAGCACGCAAAGACGCTGATGCCTACTCAGACCTGAGTGATGGTGAAAAGGAGGCCCGGTTCCTTGCAG GAGTGATGGAACAATTTGCTATTTCTGAGGCAACTCTCATGGCCTGGTCCTCCATGGATGGTGAGGATGTGAGTGTAAACTCAAATCAGGAGAACCCAGCAGGCAACTACTCTGAGAACTATCAGGAGCTAATGGAGAGCCAAG AGCATATGGCCCAGACGCAGTATGATAGCTGGCCTCATTCCTACGTCTCGCAGGGCATGTATTGTTTAGGTTCATCTGATGCCTGGGAGACCAGTGACCAGTCCCTCATCGCTTCCCCAGCAACTGGCTCCTACTTAGGCCAGAATTTTGATGAGTCCCAGACAAAccttcaggaaagcattttaattcaGAGCAGCCTTCTCCAGCAGCAACAGCTGCAGCAACAGCGGCAGGAGCAGAACTTCATCCAGAGCACGGGGCTGGTCCACGTGTGGCCCCTGCAGACTGCTCAGGGTGGGGGTGGGGCTGAGTCCAGCACATACATGGAGGACCACATTGAGGATGAAGGGAACCCACGGCTGGAGAAGGCTCCTCTCCTAAACAAGAAGCCCTCTCCAGAGGAGGATGATGCAGTGTGCCGGGACCTGGAATCACTGTCTCCTCGAGAGGAGATGGAACATGCTGCACTGAGCCGCAAAGTCTCAGATGTCACCTCCTCTGGGGTGCAGTCCTTTGatgaggaagagggagaaacaaACAACTGA
- the FAM131B gene encoding protein FAM131B isoform X3, which produces MKDHVTKPTAMGQGRVAHMIEWQGWGKGNSQQQQHTHETARKDADAYSDLSDGEKEARFLAGVMEQFAISEATLMAWSSMDGEDVSVNSNQENPAGNYSENYQELMESQEHMAQTQYDSWPHSYVSQGMYCLGSSDAWETSDQSLIASPATGSYLGQNFDESQTNLQESILIQSSLLQQQQLQQQRQEQNFIQSTGLVHVWPLQTAQGGGGAESSTYMEDHIEDEGNPRLEKAPLLNKKPSPEEDDAVCRDLESLSPREEMEHAALSRKVSDVTSSGVQSFDEEEGETNN; this is translated from the exons ATGAAGGACCATGTCACAAAGCCAACGGCTATGGGCCAAGGCCGTGTGGCTCACATGATTGAATGGCAAGGCTGGGGCAAAGGtaacagccagcagcagcagcacactcATGAGACAGCACGCAAAGACGCTGATGCCTACTCAGACCTGAGTGATGGTGAAAAGGAGGCCCGGTTCCTTGCAG GAGTGATGGAACAATTTGCTATTTCTGAGGCAACTCTCATGGCCTGGTCCTCCATGGATGGTGAGGATGTGAGTGTAAACTCAAATCAGGAGAACCCAGCAGGCAACTACTCTGAGAACTATCAGGAGCTAATGGAGAGCCAAG AGCATATGGCCCAGACGCAGTATGATAGCTGGCCTCATTCCTACGTCTCGCAGGGCATGTATTGTTTAGGTTCATCTGATGCCTGGGAGACCAGTGACCAGTCCCTCATCGCTTCCCCAGCAACTGGCTCCTACTTAGGCCAGAATTTTGATGAGTCCCAGACAAAccttcaggaaagcattttaattcaGAGCAGCCTTCTCCAGCAGCAACAGCTGCAGCAACAGCGGCAGGAGCAGAACTTCATCCAGAGCACGGGGCTGGTCCACGTGTGGCCCCTGCAGACTGCTCAGGGTGGGGGTGGGGCTGAGTCCAGCACATACATGGAGGACCACATTGAGGATGAAGGGAACCCACGGCTGGAGAAGGCTCCTCTCCTAAACAAGAAGCCCTCTCCAGAGGAGGATGATGCAGTGTGCCGGGACCTGGAATCACTGTCTCCTCGAGAGGAGATGGAACATGCTGCACTGAGCCGCAAAGTCTCAGATGTCACCTCCTCTGGGGTGCAGTCCTTTGatgaggaagagggagaaacaaACAACTGA